In Ammoniphilus sp. CFH 90114, the genomic window AGACTTTATAGAGTTTCGCTATGTATCTTGGACGGGTGAAGATGATAATGATCCAACACCACAAGATCCAGAAGACGAACCTCGCGATTTATTAGAACCACCAACTCAATATGATAAAGATAAATTAGAATCGATAAACCAAATAATTAACAATGTAAGTTCAAAGATTCTGACTAATGGAGTGAAATCCGACTGGGATGCTATTGCTGTTGCATTAGCAGGGAAAAAGGTCCCTCAGAGTTATCTAGATAAATTAATTGCTGAGGTAAGAAAAAATAACGGAAGCTATTCTCTTGCTACGGAGTATGCCCGTATTTTATTAACGGCCAAAGCATTAGGAGCAGATCCTACCGATCTTGGAGGCTATAATTTAGTAGAGAAGCTTTATAATTTTGGGAATCTGTCACAATATACAAATGGTCTCATTTATGCTTTGATTGCCTTAGATAGTGGTCAGTATAACATCCCAACCGATGCGAAGTGGACGAAAACAAAGATACTAAATAATATAATTCAAAAACAAAACGCAGACGGTGGTTGGAGTTGGACTGGTTCAACGAGTGATATTGATGTAACAGGAATGGCGCTAACGGCACTTGCCCCGTATTATGAAAAACAAGAGGTCCTAGAGGCTATAAACAAGGGCATTACGTTCTTAAAGAATAAACAAAAAGCTAGTGGCGGATTTATGATATCAGGCGATCCCGTACCGAGTGTCGCTCAAGCTGTCATCGGTTTAACCAGTGTAGGAATCAGTCCGTCCAATGAAGAATTTACCAAGCAAAATGTAAATTTAATTGATTACTTACTAAGCTTTTATAAGCAAGATGAGAAATTGTTCTATTACGGACAAGCTGGGCCAAGTATGGCAACGCAACAAGCTTTACAGGCATTAGTTTCTTATAAGCACTACATTGAAGCCAAGCCTTTGATGTATCAATTCCAAGGACAATTTGGAACTACACCAGATCATGGTGGGGGAGGCGACGGAGGTGGAGGATCGGATAACAATCCTTTTCTAAAAACGATAAAAGTAACAGTGAAAGGACTAGATGGGGTTCTCGTTCTAGATACATCAGTTAATATTTCAAGTACAGCTACCCCATATCAGGTTTTAGTTGAGGCGATTGGACTAGATAAAGTGAAGACTCGAGGAAGTGGTTCTAGCCTTTATGTTACAGAGATTCAAGGACTAGCCGAATTAGCGCATGGACCAGAGAGTGGTTGGAACTATTCGGTGAATGGAATCTTCCCTAGCGCTTCAGCAGGTGAATACTCATTGAACAATCAAGATCATGTAAGTTGGTTATATACTAAAGATCTTGGAAACGATGTAGGAAACACAGGTGGTGGTTCCACAACAACACAAACCGGAACGCTAAACGAAGATGTGCAGAAATCTTTAGATCAGGTCAAATCGATCATTCCTATTGACAGTAAAAATCCTTTGGACCCTACTAAGCAGGCGGTTATCGTGTTAAATGGTTCAAAGAGAATGACAAAAGATACCGCGCAAAAGTTAGCTGATGAGTTAGTTAGTAATGTGGTCAACGAAGAGAAAATAATTGAAAACCTGAGTGTTGATCATGATATTAAGGATGTAAAAGAGGAAATTAGACTTCTTGTTCCTGCTAACGCTTTGAATACGAGCAGAAAAATTACCATAACCAAACAACCTAATAACGAACGTCAAGAACTCTTATCACCAATCTATGAATTTTTACCCAAAGGGACGACCTTTAATAAACCTGTATATATTTCGGTGAAAGCTCCTTTATTCATAGACAATCTGGATGAAGTTGCTCTCGTTTGGCTTGACGAAGCCAATAACATGTGGATCCCTATTCCAGCGGTAGTGGATGCAGAAACAGGGATTGTTACAGGGATGGTGAATCATTTTACAAAGTTTGCTTTGGTTGATCGAAGCAAATTAAAGAGTAGCTATATAGATCCCATGCATCAGAAGGTAAAGGAAGCTATTAAAGCCGTGTCTAAAAAGGATTGGAATACGGGAGAGTATAATTTATGGGAGTTATTAGCGTTATACCATACTGGTTCTTTTTCATCTAAGGACTACTTAAATTACATTGAGAAGCAGTTACAGGAGAAAAAAGGTCAATTTAGAAGAGTGACGGATTTATCTACGGCAGTACTAGGCGTGCATCTAGCTGGTGGAAACCCGCAACAATTTGCTGGGTATAACCTCACTGAATTGTTGTATAACGATAAGCGATTAACACGCCAAGGAACCAATGGGGTTATGTTTACGCTGTTAACGTTTGAGTTGATTGAGGCGGACATCCCAGCTCAAGCGCTATGGACGAAGGAGAAGTTAATCGATTGGCTTGTGAAGCACCAGCATCAAAATGGAGCTTGGTCCTTAGATCCGACGGATGGTTCACCAAGTGTTGATCTTACAGCGATGGCTATGGGGGCTCTGACTTCCTATAAACAGGACGCGGCTGTCAATACAGCAATAGAAAAAGCCAAGAACTGGCTGGCCAGTGTTCAAAATGATAAGGGGGGTTTTACCTACTCGGCGGATGTGACAGAAAGCAGCGAGAGTATATCCCAGACTATTATTGGTCTAGCCTCTCTAGGAGTGAATCCAACCCAGCTACCGTTTGCAAAAACCAACGGCAACCCTCTGACTCAGCTTCTTAGTTATCAACAAGCTGATGGTTCGTTTGAACATACGAAGGGACAAGGGAAAAACCAAATGTCAACCCAGCAGGCATTCGTGGCTCTACTCGCTTATGATCTGTTGCTAGAAAATGAAGCCTCGATTTATCCGTTTAAGAGTACAGTTAAAGAAGTAAGTTCGATCCTTCCATTCAGGGATCAGAATCAAATGGCCCAGTGGGCACTCCCAGCAATAGAAAAAGCCTATCAGAAAAAGCTTATGGTAGGTCTTGATCAAAATACCTTTGCTCCGAAGCAAGCTTTATCAAGAGCACAGTTTGCTGCGTTATTGCTTCAAGCTTTGGGTGAAAAGCCAAAAGCAGAGGCAGAATTAAACTTTGAAGATGTGAAACCTGGTTCATGGTATTTTGGCAGCGTAGTAAAAGCAAAAGAATTGGGCATCGTGAACGGAACGAGTGCCACGACATTTGATCCTCATAAGGCCATTACTCGTCAAGAAATGGCTGTTATGTTAGCGAATGCTTATAAACTGCAAACAAGCCCATCAGGACCTGCGATTCAAGATTTACAGGATGCTGGAGCTTGGGCTCAACCATCCATTAGCGCTGTATTCGATCGAGGATATATGGTCGGCTATGGAGAAGGATACTTTCTGCCAAGAAATCAGGTAACAAGAGAAATGGCTGCTGTGATCATGGTAAAGATTGCAGGGCAGCAATAGGATGAAGGAGCCCTCAGGGCTCCTTTCTTCGTCCGTTCACCCCGATTTAGGGCCATTTCTCTCAATCTACCTTTTCAACCATTCTACCCAATCATCTTGTATCGAACATGCATAGAATTATGGTGAGGTGGATGAAAAAGTGAAAAAGTTTAGTTCTCGGAGTAAGCGGATTAGAGGAAAGTTTAAAGTATATGGTTACTTAATGGAACAGGGTATGATTCGGCCTCATCTGCCTTTTACCCGACCCTTTACGAAAGACAATCTGGAGCAAACTCTGCTTAGGTACACCACGGTTTATATCAAGCCCGATTTTGGAAAGGAAGGAAAAGGAGTTTATAGAGTAGTAAAGAATGGACCGGAGTTCATACTAAAATATCAGTCCAGGACCAAGGTATTTACCGATAGTCATTCTCTATACCAATTTGTTAATAGACGCAGTTCTTCTAGGCTTATTATTCAACAAGGCATTGAACTTGAAAGATTCAATAATAAGCCTTACGATGTTCGGGCGATGCTTCAACGAAAACCAAAAGGTGAATGGGTATGTACAGGCTGGTTTGCTAGAGTCGGATCTCCTGGAAAAATTGTTACAAATCTAGCTCAAGGAGGGAAAGTTTATTCGGTGAATAAGCTTTTTCAATCGAAAGGACTTCCTCCTCACGAACAGAGTCGACGCTTTGATTATATTCAGAGGCTATCTCTTGAAGTAGCCAGATGTTTAAGTGCCAAGAGAAGTGGCATGCATCAAATCGGGATCGACTGGGTCTTTGATCAAACTGGTAAGCTCTGGATCCTTGAAGTGAATTCTACGTGGCCAGTGATCTACCCAGTAAAAAAGATTGACCAAACGATGTATAGGCGAATGCTATTCTTTGCCCGGTCTTATGGGAGAAGGGAATAACAAATAGAGGAGACAGATCAAAAAACGGATCTGTCTTTTTTTGTACGTTTATTCTCCATAAATTCTTCAAGGTTTACTCCTATAATCAAATGTATAAGCGAATCCTAAGAGATGTTTACGATTGTATAAATGCTTAGGAGACTGCTTCAAAATATAAAAACCTCTTTACATAGGTTAGGGGGGTATAGTATATTTATGGTGGAAAACAACTTTAGATGTATACCTAAACTAAAATGATGAAGGAGAAGATAGAAATGAAAAGAAATTTTTATCTCAAGCTTTTCGGAGTGGGAATATTAGCAGGGAGCTTACTTTTAGCGGGTTGTACACCAGAGAAATCACAAGGAAGTGAATCAACCCCAAATCCGAATGCAAGTACAGATCAAACTCAGGTGGCTTGGGATTACAGCAGCACAAAAAATACAACGAGAATTGTGGGGAAAGACGCAGAGGAATTATCCATTTCAACGTCAAGAATGATCTGGCCGGCGACTCAAAAGGGTACAATCCCCAATGTCGTTCTTGTAGCACCTAAGGAAAGTTGGCAAGCTCAATTAGTAAGTTTGGACTTGGTTCATCATCCAAGTGATGGCCCCTTGCTTGTAACCAGTAAAAATCAGATTAGCTCAAATGCAATTGATGAAATCATGCGTTTGAACCCTAGAGGCTCAGAGGATGGAACGCAGGTCATAACGATTGGGATGGATGAAGAAGCGGTCAAGCAACTTTCAGATCACTTTAAAGTTAAAGAAATCAAAGGAGAAACACCTAGCCAGCTAGCTGAAGCGATTGACCAATTTTACGCTGAAGCAAGTGGAAGCTTACCTGCTTCCGTTATTGTTTCCACTTCAGAGCAGGTTGAATTCGCTGCACCGGCAGGGAACTGGATTTCTCACATGCCTGAACCTTTGCTGTATGTGACCAAAGATGAAATCCCTAATGAAACCATAAATGCTTTACAAAAGCGTGAAGGAAAAGCTACTGTCTATCTGTTAGGGCCTGAGTCGGTCATTTCTAAAACGGTGGAAGAAAATCTTAGATCTTATGGAACGGTCATTCGTATAGCGGGTGATGACCCTGTTTCAAACGCGATTGCGTTTGCCCAGTATAAAGATACAAACACTGGATTTGGCTGGGGAATCACCCAACCAGGACATGGGCTACTGCTAGGCAATATGGCGAATATGTCCGAATCCATCCCGACAGGGTCCTTTGCTCACCGTGGGAAGCATGCTCCACTATTATTAACGAATGCTGATAGTGCACCAGATAATTTAGTTAATTATTTGACTAAGCTTAAGCCTTTATTTGAAAAAGAGCCAACAGAAGGCCCTTACAATCACTTATATATCGTTGGAGGATCCGATTGGATATCCTGGGAACAACAAGGGAATCTCGATCATCTCATTGAGATTGAATCGGTTACGGGAGACAGTCATGCAGGTCACGGAGGAGGACACCAAGAACCAAGTCAGCCAGAAAAGCCTGCGAAAGAAGAGCAACCTGTAGATCACGGCAAGATGAATCACAATGGTCATCATTAATTTCTTGTGTGATTTTTTTAACTGTAGATTCAATGATTGTCCACTATAATACTCCCTCCCATAGAGGGAGTATTTTTATTGAACAAAAAGGGGTAACCCTATACCTCAATAGGCTATTTAGCCATGATATCAGTAAAAGCTTGGCGATGCCCCGGGCTATGCCATTTTAGGTTTAAAAAAATTGGAAAAACCATTGACATATAGTCTAGGGGGGTATAGTATATAATTATAAATGATGAACGATCAAATAAAGGAGATGGACGTAATGAGTGTGAAGGAAACTACACTTCAGATAACAGGGATGACCTGTGCAGCCTGTGCGATACGAATTGAAAAAGGCTTAAACAAGCTTGACGGCGTTTCAGCGGCGAACGTGAATTTGGCTTTAGAGCGGGCTAATGTGACTTATGATTCAGAGAAAGTAAACGTAGAGGATATCGAGCGAAAAGTTGAACAACTCGGCTACGGTACGGTAAAGGAAATGTTGGATCTTCAAATCACCGGAATGACGTGTGCGGCTTGCGCGACCCGTATTGAGAAGGGACTCAGCAAGATGAAGGGCGTGAGTCGGGCAACCGTTAACCTTGCCTTAGAGACCGCGCAGATTGAATATTCACCTGCAGAAATATCCGTCCAAGAACTGATAGCCAAGGTGGAGAAGATCGGATACGGAGCAGCCCTCAAGTCTGAGAAGAACGAGGATCAAATCGATCACAGACAAAGAGAAATTGAAAAACAAAAGCGCAAATTCATCATTTCAGCTATTTTGTCGTTTCCATTGCTTTGGACGATGGTGGCCCACTTTTCTTGGACTTCCTTCATCTGGGTACCGGATTTATTCATGAATCCTTGGGTACAGTTTGCCCTAGCGACACCTGTACAATTTTGGGTTGGGGGACAGTTTTATAAAGGGGCTTATAAGGCACTAAGAAATGGCAGCGCCAATATGGATGTATTAGTTGCTTTAGGTACTTCTGCGGCCTACTTTTATAGTTTATATGAATCCATTCAATCCATTGGCCATGGTGCTGGACATCATGTTGCGTTGTATTATGAGACTAGCGCAGTATTGATTACATTAATCATTTTAGGGAAGCTTTTTGAAGCGGTAGCCAAGGGGCGAACTTCCGAAGCGATTAAGACGTTGATGGGACTTCAGGCAAAAACAGCAACGATCATTCGAAATGGTGAAGAATTGGTTGTACCTGTAGAGAATGTGGTACTAGGAGATATCGTGGTGGTTAAACCCGGAGAAAAGATTCCAGTGGACGGTGAAGTGCTTGAAGGTCGTTCCTCTGTTGATGAATCCATGTTGACGGGGGAAAGTATTCCAGTAGAAAAAGAAGCGGGAACGAACGTATACGGAGCTACTATTAATAAAAACGGTTCACTAAAAGTAAAGGCAACAAAGATTGGTAAAGAAACGGCCCTGGCTCAAATTATTAAAGTAGTGGAAGAAGCACAAGGTTCAAAAGCACCTATCCAACGGGTAGCTGATCGGATTTCAGGGGTATTTGTACCGATTGTAGTAGGAATTGCGATCCTCGTGTTTTTGATCTGGTACTTCTGGGTTACTCCTGGAGATGTGGCTAATGCTCTTGAAAAATTGATTGCTGTATTGGTTATCGCGTGCCCTTGTGCGCTGGGACTTGCAACACCAACCTCAATTATGGCAGGTTCGGGTCGAGCAGCGGAGCTTGGTATCCTGTTTAAAGGCGGAGAACACCTCGAAGGGACCCAAAGAATAGATACCATTATCTTAGATAAAACAGGGACTGTAACGAAGGGAAAACCAGAATTAACGGATGTCATTGTCAAAGACTGGTTGGAAGAGGAATTTCTCCGCCTCGTTGGTAGTGCAGAGAAGAATTCGGAGCATCCGCTAGCAGAAGCTATTGTCCAAGGCGTTAGAGAGAAAGGAATTGTCTTAACGGAGACGGAGCAGTTTGAAGCGATTCCTGGGTTTGGGATACGTGCTGTTGTAGAAGGTAAGGAATTACTCCTTGGAACTCGTAAATTAATGGCCCAATACAACATTGATGCAACATCTTCAAATGAATGGATGAGTGAATTGGAGAATGCCGGAAAAACAGCGATGTTGGTTGCTATTAATGGAACCTATGCTGGCATGGTGGCTGTAGCAGACACCATTAAGGAAACATCTAAAGAAGCGGTAGCTCGCTTGAAGCAGATGGGGATCCAAGTGATCATGATCACTGGGGATAATGAGAGAACGGCCTACGCTATTGCGAAAGAAGTAGGAATAGACGAAGTAAGAGCGGAAGTCTTGCCAGAAGGAAAAGCGAGAGAAGTGAAAAAGCTCCAGGAACAAGGCCGAAAGGTGGCCATGGTCGGAGACGGAATCAACGATGCACCTGCTTTAGCCACTGCGGACATTGGTATTGCTATAGGAACAGGAACCGATGTAGCGATGGAAGCCGCTGATCTGACTCTCATGCGCGGTGATCTCAACAGTCTCCCAGAAGCTATTTTAATGAGTAAGAAGACGATGAGTAACATCAAGCAAAATCTATTTTGGGCTTTAGCCTATAACTCTTTGGGTATTCCTGTAGCAGCGGTAGGACTCCTTGCTCCCTGGGTCGCAGGTGCGGCGATGGCTCTTAGTTCCGTATCTGTCGTTCTTAACGCGTTGCGTTTACAGAAAGCAAAAGTATAAAGTATCGTCATATAACCTTTACAACATCCCGGGGAACAAATTCGGGATGTTTTTTATGCGGTTA contains:
- a CDS encoding YheC/YheD family protein, which encodes MKKFSSRSKRIRGKFKVYGYLMEQGMIRPHLPFTRPFTKDNLEQTLLRYTTVYIKPDFGKEGKGVYRVVKNGPEFILKYQSRTKVFTDSHSLYQFVNRRSSSRLIIQQGIELERFNNKPYDVRAMLQRKPKGEWVCTGWFARVGSPGKIVTNLAQGGKVYSVNKLFQSKGLPPHEQSRRFDYIQRLSLEVARCLSAKRSGMHQIGIDWVFDQTGKLWILEVNSTWPVIYPVKKIDQTMYRRMLFFARSYGRRE
- a CDS encoding cell wall-binding repeat-containing protein — its product is MKRNFYLKLFGVGILAGSLLLAGCTPEKSQGSESTPNPNASTDQTQVAWDYSSTKNTTRIVGKDAEELSISTSRMIWPATQKGTIPNVVLVAPKESWQAQLVSLDLVHHPSDGPLLVTSKNQISSNAIDEIMRLNPRGSEDGTQVITIGMDEEAVKQLSDHFKVKEIKGETPSQLAEAIDQFYAEASGSLPASVIVSTSEQVEFAAPAGNWISHMPEPLLYVTKDEIPNETINALQKREGKATVYLLGPESVISKTVEENLRSYGTVIRIAGDDPVSNAIAFAQYKDTNTGFGWGITQPGHGLLLGNMANMSESIPTGSFAHRGKHAPLLLTNADSAPDNLVNYLTKLKPLFEKEPTEGPYNHLYIVGGSDWISWEQQGNLDHLIEIESVTGDSHAGHGGGHQEPSQPEKPAKEEQPVDHGKMNHNGHH
- a CDS encoding S-layer homology domain-containing protein, which encodes DFIEFRYVSWTGEDDNDPTPQDPEDEPRDLLEPPTQYDKDKLESINQIINNVSSKILTNGVKSDWDAIAVALAGKKVPQSYLDKLIAEVRKNNGSYSLATEYARILLTAKALGADPTDLGGYNLVEKLYNFGNLSQYTNGLIYALIALDSGQYNIPTDAKWTKTKILNNIIQKQNADGGWSWTGSTSDIDVTGMALTALAPYYEKQEVLEAINKGITFLKNKQKASGGFMISGDPVPSVAQAVIGLTSVGISPSNEEFTKQNVNLIDYLLSFYKQDEKLFYYGQAGPSMATQQALQALVSYKHYIEAKPLMYQFQGQFGTTPDHGGGGDGGGGSDNNPFLKTIKVTVKGLDGVLVLDTSVNISSTATPYQVLVEAIGLDKVKTRGSGSSLYVTEIQGLAELAHGPESGWNYSVNGIFPSASAGEYSLNNQDHVSWLYTKDLGNDVGNTGGGSTTTQTGTLNEDVQKSLDQVKSIIPIDSKNPLDPTKQAVIVLNGSKRMTKDTAQKLADELVSNVVNEEKIIENLSVDHDIKDVKEEIRLLVPANALNTSRKITITKQPNNERQELLSPIYEFLPKGTTFNKPVYISVKAPLFIDNLDEVALVWLDEANNMWIPIPAVVDAETGIVTGMVNHFTKFALVDRSKLKSSYIDPMHQKVKEAIKAVSKKDWNTGEYNLWELLALYHTGSFSSKDYLNYIEKQLQEKKGQFRRVTDLSTAVLGVHLAGGNPQQFAGYNLTELLYNDKRLTRQGTNGVMFTLLTFELIEADIPAQALWTKEKLIDWLVKHQHQNGAWSLDPTDGSPSVDLTAMAMGALTSYKQDAAVNTAIEKAKNWLASVQNDKGGFTYSADVTESSESISQTIIGLASLGVNPTQLPFAKTNGNPLTQLLSYQQADGSFEHTKGQGKNQMSTQQAFVALLAYDLLLENEASIYPFKSTVKEVSSILPFRDQNQMAQWALPAIEKAYQKKLMVGLDQNTFAPKQALSRAQFAALLLQALGEKPKAEAELNFEDVKPGSWYFGSVVKAKELGIVNGTSATTFDPHKAITRQEMAVMLANAYKLQTSPSGPAIQDLQDAGAWAQPSISAVFDRGYMVGYGEGYFLPRNQVTREMAAVIMVKIAGQQ
- a CDS encoding heavy metal translocating P-type ATPase, whose amino-acid sequence is MDVMSVKETTLQITGMTCAACAIRIEKGLNKLDGVSAANVNLALERANVTYDSEKVNVEDIERKVEQLGYGTVKEMLDLQITGMTCAACATRIEKGLSKMKGVSRATVNLALETAQIEYSPAEISVQELIAKVEKIGYGAALKSEKNEDQIDHRQREIEKQKRKFIISAILSFPLLWTMVAHFSWTSFIWVPDLFMNPWVQFALATPVQFWVGGQFYKGAYKALRNGSANMDVLVALGTSAAYFYSLYESIQSIGHGAGHHVALYYETSAVLITLIILGKLFEAVAKGRTSEAIKTLMGLQAKTATIIRNGEELVVPVENVVLGDIVVVKPGEKIPVDGEVLEGRSSVDESMLTGESIPVEKEAGTNVYGATINKNGSLKVKATKIGKETALAQIIKVVEEAQGSKAPIQRVADRISGVFVPIVVGIAILVFLIWYFWVTPGDVANALEKLIAVLVIACPCALGLATPTSIMAGSGRAAELGILFKGGEHLEGTQRIDTIILDKTGTVTKGKPELTDVIVKDWLEEEFLRLVGSAEKNSEHPLAEAIVQGVREKGIVLTETEQFEAIPGFGIRAVVEGKELLLGTRKLMAQYNIDATSSNEWMSELENAGKTAMLVAINGTYAGMVAVADTIKETSKEAVARLKQMGIQVIMITGDNERTAYAIAKEVGIDEVRAEVLPEGKAREVKKLQEQGRKVAMVGDGINDAPALATADIGIAIGTGTDVAMEAADLTLMRGDLNSLPEAILMSKKTMSNIKQNLFWALAYNSLGIPVAAVGLLAPWVAGAAMALSSVSVVLNALRLQKAKV